In Terriglobales bacterium, the genomic stretch GAGGACTGGGCGCGCATCTTCCAGAAAAAGGAAGTGCCGGAGAGCGTGGAAGCGGTGGCGGTGGCGTTCCAGGAGGTCGCGGCCAAGGGCGACGGCTCCGCCATCAAGCTGGACAAGCTGCTGGCGCGCTGCGGCCTGGCCGAGTCGGTGACTGACGGCGCCCGCAAGATCAAGCAGGGCGCGGTGCGCGTGGACGGCGACGTCAAGAAAGACCCCGTGCTGCACACCAAGCTGCCGGCCGAGTTGACCATCCGCGTAGGCCGCCTGCTGCGCAAAGTCACCATCTCTTAGGGAAGATCCGAGCC encodes the following:
- a CDS encoding S4 domain-containing protein; amino-acid sequence: EDWARIFQKKEVPESVEAVAVAFQEVAAKGDGSAIKLDKLLARCGLAESVTDGARKIKQGAVRVDGDVKKDPVLHTKLPAELTIRVGRLLRKVTIS